From Streptomonospora salina, the proteins below share one genomic window:
- a CDS encoding DUF5919 domain-containing protein, whose product MPNERLRAALLERGLTPADLAEDVGVDAKTVERWIGRDRTPYRRHRYDVAARLGVDETFLWPKALSPEQTAEASESEILTVHPHRWTVPRDAWKRLFERAQEEIGVLVYSGFFLAEDGDMHRLLRQKAEAGVRVRFLLGDPDSPAVAQRGADEGIDEAMAAKIRNVIVLYKELRSVDNVEFRLHRTTLYNSIYRADEQLLVNTHVYGAPAANAPVFHLRHIAGGGMVSTYLESFERVWSEATPLD is encoded by the coding sequence ATGCCGAACGAGAGGTTGCGCGCCGCGCTGCTAGAGCGCGGACTCACGCCCGCAGATCTGGCCGAGGACGTCGGCGTGGACGCCAAGACGGTCGAACGGTGGATCGGCCGCGACCGCACCCCGTACCGGCGCCACCGCTACGACGTCGCCGCCCGCTTGGGCGTGGACGAGACGTTCCTCTGGCCCAAGGCCCTCAGCCCCGAGCAGACCGCCGAGGCGTCCGAGAGCGAGATCCTCACCGTGCACCCGCACCGGTGGACCGTGCCGCGCGACGCGTGGAAGCGGCTCTTCGAGCGCGCGCAAGAGGAGATCGGCGTCCTGGTCTACAGCGGCTTCTTTCTCGCCGAGGACGGCGACATGCACCGCCTACTCAGGCAGAAGGCCGAGGCCGGCGTGCGTGTGCGGTTCCTGCTCGGCGATCCCGACAGCCCGGCCGTGGCCCAGCGCGGCGCGGACGAGGGCATCGACGAGGCCATGGCCGCCAAGATCCGCAACGTGATCGTCCTGTACAAGGAGCTGCGCAGCGTGGACAACGTCGAGTTCCGGCTGCACCGGACCACCCTGTACAACTCGATCTACCGCGCCGACGAGCAACTCCTCGTCAACACCCACGTCTACGGTGCACCGGCCGCCAATGCGCCGGTCTTCCACCTGCGCCACATCGCCGGCGGTGGCATGGTGAGCACGTACCTGGAGAGCTTCGAGCGCGTGTGGAGCGAAGCGACACCGCTGGACTGA
- a CDS encoding NUDIX domain-containing protein has product MPKRIDYYDDPQAPPPNSLVPSVNVIVANERDEVLMIRRTDNGNWAVPGGAIDLGESLPEAAVRETREETGITCEITGISGTYTDPRHVIHYTSDDEVRQEFSIVLTARPVSGEPTPSSESREVHWIPKAELEGYGMDRSMKLRIRHYVEGRTAPYVG; this is encoded by the coding sequence ATGCCCAAGCGGATCGACTACTACGACGACCCGCAGGCCCCGCCCCCGAACAGCCTCGTCCCCTCGGTGAACGTGATCGTCGCCAACGAGCGCGACGAGGTGCTGATGATCCGCCGCACCGACAACGGCAACTGGGCGGTACCGGGCGGCGCGATCGATCTCGGCGAGTCCCTGCCCGAGGCCGCCGTGCGCGAGACGCGCGAGGAGACCGGCATCACCTGCGAGATCACGGGAATCTCCGGGACCTACACCGACCCGAGGCACGTCATCCACTACACCAGCGACGACGAAGTCCGGCAGGAGTTCTCGATCGTGCTCACCGCGCGGCCGGTCTCGGGCGAGCCGACCCCGAGCAGCGAGTCCCGCGAAGTCCACTGGATCCCGAAGGCCGAGCTGGAGGGGTACGGGATGGACCGGTCGATGAAGCTGCGCATCAGGCACTACGTGGAAGGCCGGACCGCGCCCTACGTCGGGTGA
- a CDS encoding HD domain-containing protein, with translation MGHVLWARDLARNLLEEPLPRRWAHTQGVAEQAETLTDALGDDADLVTASAWLHDIGYSPDLAKTGFHPLDGARYLRDVEQVDETLCSLVAHHSGALVEADERGMYAELADEFALPPTDLLNALTYSDMTTGPDGTHLPAERRLDEILQRYKPDDLVHRAITRSRPDLEKAVRRVEAW, from the coding sequence GTGGGACATGTTCTGTGGGCGCGGGATCTCGCGCGGAACCTTCTGGAAGAGCCGTTGCCCCGACGGTGGGCACACACGCAAGGCGTAGCCGAGCAAGCCGAAACACTGACCGATGCCCTCGGCGATGACGCCGACCTGGTCACAGCCTCCGCGTGGCTGCACGACATCGGATACTCACCCGACCTCGCCAAGACCGGCTTCCATCCCCTCGACGGTGCCCGGTACCTGCGCGACGTCGAGCAGGTCGACGAGACGCTGTGCTCGCTGGTCGCGCACCACTCCGGCGCCCTGGTCGAGGCCGACGAACGCGGGATGTACGCCGAGCTGGCTGATGAGTTCGCGCTTCCGCCGACCGATCTGCTTAACGCGCTTACCTACTCCGACATGACCACCGGCCCCGACGGCACGCACCTTCCCGCCGAGCGGCGCCTCGACGAGATCCTGCAGCGCTACAAGCCCGATGACCTCGTGCACCGTGCGATCACACGCTCCCGCCCCGACCTGGAAAAGGCGGTCCGCAGGGTCGAAGCCTGGTAG
- a CDS encoding GntR family transcriptional regulator produces MSARPTPWGTYSQIAETLRQRITSGALAPGASVPSEAALGEEFHVARSTIRRALAALEADRLIRTLPGTGRVVCDPDEAGAGDSSGHQPQYRRIADELRHRIDLGDLAPGDALPSESALVHAYGVSRGTARQALSDLEGSGLVVSVHGKGRFVRDRGAESPPR; encoded by the coding sequence GTGAGCGCTCGACCAACCCCTTGGGGCACCTATAGCCAGATCGCCGAGACGCTGCGGCAACGCATCACCAGCGGTGCGCTCGCTCCCGGTGCCTCGGTGCCCTCTGAGGCTGCGCTCGGCGAAGAGTTCCACGTCGCACGCAGCACCATTCGCCGTGCTCTCGCCGCTCTGGAGGCGGATCGGCTGATCCGCACGCTTCCCGGTACCGGCCGGGTCGTCTGCGATCCCGACGAGGCCGGGGCCGGCGACTCCTCCGGGCACCAACCGCAGTACCGGCGCATCGCCGACGAACTACGGCACCGGATCGATCTCGGGGATCTGGCGCCTGGTGATGCGCTCCCGAGCGAGTCCGCGCTGGTCCACGCTTACGGCGTCTCGCGCGGAACCGCGCGTCAAGCCCTGTCCGACCTGGAAGGCTCGGGCCTGGTCGTTTCCGTCCACGGCAAGGGCCGCTTCGTCCGCGACCGGGGCGCTGAAAGCCCGCCACGTTAG
- a CDS encoding XRE family transcriptional regulator → MADLVGVPEEELWPEVRKRDEPAASALPAGIKKVYPHRWEVPQSVWRQFFESAEREIGVLVYSGLFLADDTGILRIFERKAREGVKVRLLLGNPDSPHVEERGREEGIGEAMSAKIRNALVLYRPLLKIGGIELRLHGTVLYNSIYRADTETFINPHAYGTPASSTPIFHLEGDSNIGRVYQTAFETIWNTSY, encoded by the coding sequence ATGGCCGACCTCGTCGGCGTGCCCGAGGAAGAACTCTGGCCGGAGGTCAGGAAGCGCGACGAACCAGCGGCATCCGCGCTGCCCGCCGGCATCAAGAAGGTCTATCCGCATCGGTGGGAGGTGCCGCAGTCGGTCTGGCGGCAGTTCTTCGAATCCGCCGAGCGCGAGATTGGCGTACTCGTCTACAGCGGCTTGTTCCTAGCCGACGACACCGGAATCCTGCGGATCTTCGAACGCAAGGCAAGGGAAGGAGTCAAGGTCCGGCTCTTGCTCGGTAACCCCGACAGCCCGCACGTTGAGGAGCGCGGACGGGAGGAGGGCATAGGCGAAGCCATGTCCGCCAAGATTCGCAACGCGCTCGTCCTCTACCGGCCGCTACTCAAGATCGGTGGAATCGAATTGCGACTACACGGAACGGTTCTCTATAATTCGATTTATCGAGCAGATACGGAAACTTTCATCAACCCGCACGCATACGGGACTCCAGCCTCGTCAACCCCAATTTTTCACCTCGAAGGTGACTCCAATATAGGCCGCGTCTACCAGACAGCCTTCGAAACGATATGGAACACCTCTTACTAA
- a CDS encoding DNA adenine methylase, which produces MRYLSPLRYPGGKARMAPIFQSIISEQRPRPTVYVEPYAGGAGAALSLLFNEVVDHVVLNDLNRGIAQFWRSVFHDTEEFVDLVLATKPTVEEWFRQREVYQDPDSRGIGLAFATFFLNRTNRSGIFDAGPIGGMDQSGRWKIDARYNPTGLAKRLIKVGSYRHRVEVREEEGVQVVEKFTERSLDTFSYIDPPYLGQGDRLYLNTLSWEDHVRLAKALTRNPAYWLLTYDKDDRVHEELYPDNPCALFGISHTAGPQHVGSEYLISSQGLYISGFKGVGERSAFWLEGREPTRSH; this is translated from the coding sequence GTGAGGTATCTTAGTCCTCTGAGGTACCCAGGGGGTAAGGCGCGGATGGCTCCGATTTTCCAGAGCATCATCTCTGAGCAGCGGCCAAGACCAACCGTTTATGTTGAGCCATATGCAGGAGGCGCGGGAGCGGCGCTTTCCCTGCTTTTCAATGAGGTCGTAGACCACGTGGTATTGAACGATCTGAATCGTGGAATAGCTCAGTTCTGGCGCTCGGTTTTTCATGATACAGAGGAGTTCGTCGATCTTGTGTTAGCGACGAAGCCGACCGTTGAGGAATGGTTCCGTCAACGTGAGGTTTACCAGGATCCAGACTCGCGTGGAATCGGTCTGGCGTTCGCCACTTTTTTCCTGAACAGGACCAACCGATCCGGGATATTCGATGCCGGCCCGATTGGTGGGATGGATCAGTCGGGAAGATGGAAGATTGATGCGAGATATAATCCAACAGGACTCGCAAAAAGGCTAATAAAAGTTGGCTCTTACCGTCACCGAGTAGAGGTCCGCGAAGAAGAGGGGGTGCAGGTTGTAGAAAAGTTTACGGAACGCTCTCTGGATACATTTTCTTATATAGATCCGCCTTATCTAGGGCAAGGGGATAGGCTTTACCTAAACACCCTAAGTTGGGAAGACCATGTCCGCCTGGCAAAGGCGCTAACTCGGAACCCTGCATATTGGCTTTTGACTTACGATAAAGACGATAGGGTTCATGAGGAGTTGTATCCAGACAATCCATGTGCCTTGTTTGGAATATCGCACACTGCAGGGCCACAACACGTTGGGTCGGAGTATTTGATCTCTTCTCAAGGGCTTTACATATCAGGCTTCAAGGGAGTGGGGGAAAGATCAGCTTTCTGGCTAGAGGGGCGAGAACCTACACGTTCGCACTGA
- a CDS encoding YciI family protein, with the protein MAKFITIGYGDRAGYESTAEVVREAAHTHDARLREAGAVMGAAGDPVRVRNHDGAGTRTDEGPYMRSDLPVAGFALIEAADIGEATRLVSQTPCAVAQGVVEIWPLTAP; encoded by the coding sequence ATGGCGAAGTTCATCACGATCGGATACGGCGATCGCGCCGGCTACGAAAGCACGGCGGAGGTGGTGCGGGAAGCGGCCCACACCCACGACGCACGACTGCGAGAGGCCGGCGCGGTGATGGGCGCCGCCGGTGATCCGGTCCGAGTACGGAACCACGACGGTGCAGGGACGCGAACGGACGAGGGGCCGTATATGCGCTCGGACCTGCCGGTCGCAGGGTTCGCGTTGATCGAGGCAGCCGACATCGGGGAAGCGACGCGACTGGTCTCGCAGACGCCGTGTGCGGTGGCCCAAGGCGTAGTCGAGATTTGGCCGCTGACCGCGCCTTGA
- a CDS encoding GNAT family N-acetyltransferase, with the protein MTPRTEPIRVATSADAGEVAELLDRFQAEFDEYTPGAAALAPRVRAHVEDGLSVFLVAGPPHVGVAQLRFREYLITGTPVCYLEELYVVPDRRGQGHGRMLMQAAVALARRRGATTMELGTAASDTAARSLYESFGFTNLERADRPETQALYYELDL; encoded by the coding sequence ATGACGCCACGGACAGAGCCCATCCGCGTCGCCACGTCCGCCGACGCGGGCGAGGTCGCCGAGCTCCTCGATCGCTTTCAAGCCGAGTTCGACGAGTACACGCCGGGAGCGGCCGCGCTGGCACCCCGCGTCCGCGCACACGTCGAAGACGGACTCAGCGTGTTCCTGGTGGCCGGGCCGCCGCACGTCGGCGTGGCCCAGTTGCGGTTCCGCGAGTACCTGATCACCGGCACCCCGGTGTGCTATCTGGAGGAGCTGTATGTGGTGCCCGACCGCCGCGGGCAGGGCCATGGCCGGATGCTGATGCAAGCCGCGGTGGCCCTCGCCCGCAGACGGGGCGCCACCACGATGGAGTTGGGCACCGCTGCCAGCGACACCGCGGCTCGTTCGTTGTACGAGAGTTTCGGGTTCACCAACCTGGAGCGGGCAGACCGGCCGGAGACGCAGGCGCTCTACTACGAACTCGACCTGTGA